The following nucleotide sequence is from Solea senegalensis isolate Sse05_10M linkage group LG19, IFAPA_SoseM_1, whole genome shotgun sequence.
aaaaaaatggaacaaatgTTCACATGTGATATTAAAAAAGTTCCATTAagtttttgtttcaaataaagGAGCAACACCAAGATATCAAGActggtgtaaatgtgtgtaaggATGCAGTGCCACTGAAAATCCTCTAGAGGACATCAGCACTTCAACAAAGTCAGACTCCTGAActagaaacaaaaaagaaaagtggtctAAGTAATTTTCAGTTGCATTTATTGACCACAttcaacactttaaaaaaaagaatacatagGCTGCACTCAAACATGCAAAGCCCCTTGTACTATTAAAAACACTCAACTTTGCCTACTTTCTACATAagtgaataaaatgtataaataaacacactgtcattaataaaataattaggCCCATTTGGATATATTATGTACTTAATGCTGCAGAGCTACAAGCTACAAAGATTTTATGGCATGTTTTGGTTCTGACCTACAATTTTGACACTTGTTCCCCAAACATCACTAACTTTACCTCATTCTTGACACCTTCTTAAATGTACACTACTTGATAGCGCCCCCCCCCGTCCCCGTCCCCTTCCCCTTCCCCGCTTGCAGGCTTTACCCCCCTCTCGTCACTGATCCTTTTTTCGAATAAGCAAATTGGACTTTGTGCCAATCCAGAACCCGGGAAAAATCTTCTCCTGGCTGTCGAACTTGAACTTGTGAATCACGCGCACTTCCTTCTCACCTTCTCCCACCACCAAGAGGAACTTGATGATACCTGCAGGCTGGTCAACGTACACTCCTATGGTGGATGAGTCGGGGAGCTGGACGTCCACATTCTCTCCACTGTGCCAGACCTGGTAGCAGGACCCAGACCAGCCCACACCCCAGGAGCCGCTGTTCTCTCCGAGACCGCAGGCCCCCTCCTGGCCCTTACGGGGTGCATTCTCACAGACCATCCCAATAACCACCCATCCTTCGAAGTCCACCTCCCAATACCCGCGATTGCCGAGCAGATTCTGCTTACACAGCACCTAAAACGGAGAGAAGGAACACAGTGGGTATTCATGACTTTTTGAATTAGTTTCATGTGTTAACATCCTGTTTTTGCCCAAACATAATGTGAATAACTAAAGGAATAActagtattattagtataaactaatatttagaaatatgtataatataatgtaaatatatataattctttttttaatcatcatgaCATCCCTCTGAAGATTGAGTACTCGCTGAGCTCAGGCTGTTTCCAGTGTTCAGACCTACCTGTGGTGAGTGTTCATATCTCTCAGGCCTGTTAGGGTAAGGGCAGATGGCATCAGTCGTACGAGCCACTTTAGACCCACCCTCTGAAATCCACAACAGTTTCTGTGCAGTTTTGTCATCCAGAGAGAGCTCGAGCCAATCTGAGAGAACAAAATGCAACCATAAAACAATAAGATGTAAGGTGAAAACAGGTCAAATGCAGCGTTTCTTCTCGTTACAGATTATATATCTCAGAAAACTGTGTCCAAAAATATGGCTCGATGACACGCATGAGCCATAGTTAATATAACTCCGCCTGGTGGGTCGATACACCTACCCTGACACTACTGCCTTTGGATTGCAAAAATATGACCTCCCTCAATGTAAAAAAGCCCTAACAGATTAATTAAATTCCGAAAGAAAAGTAAATTAAGTGCAGAAGAACAGAAGGAAGAACAGGCTGCAGGGGCTGCTGAtaaagagagagaccaggattGTAGTGGTGCCTTTCCAccatacagttctagcactactcggctctactcagtttggtgtcagacattttttccattactatagtacctcctcaacgtgggcagagtCGCCATAGCATGGTTGCACAAAGCAGGAtaaaagcggtagaagatggatggatggacaaacatacaaactagtgatgagcaaagctgttgttttcagtgaactgaatcattagaatcagttaattaaaaagattagttcagtaagACCTGCATAatcggagcacagactcacagacagatGGGTTGTGATTCGGATCACGATTgccggctttcggcagtgctattgctaaatacaccagactcctctgttaaatattaaatttccttgctaaatgttggagattaacatatgttcatttaaagactttttaactgatctacagtctggcattgttcggtttgatttcTATGTCGGacctctctgaccaatcagtggtcggcAGTCTGTCGGCGTGACATTttaatagaaaagcaaaaaaacaaacaagtagagTCGAGCCCTGCTAGAACTGCATAAAGAAGCTCCATAAGTAAAGCTGCAGTTTGATTGCATAGGTTATTTCGATAAAACTTACATTTATATTCcgtacaaacactgatgaacagcgaacttcacctgctttggtcACTTCTCAAGCGTTtatgtgtgtatctttgtgtgtttgattgctTCCCCAACgtttcagagcagagaatgttgctgaatttcACACCTAATTAGTAACTTTcataatcattcaaatttggcaagattgttagtaacacattttcctcactttacacacactttaTGACAGGTCTGAGAAATGGCCAGCAGAGAAGATAAATACAGGagtaaacaaaatataaatcatcTCTTCACAACACTAATTAACAAGGAAAGTATGAATGAGTTGATGAAAATGCATGTGAAGATTTAAGGATcctttgtatttgtatgtttgatTTGACAGTGTACAgcaaagtacatatatatatatgtatatatatatatatacatatatatatatacatattctcCAAATCTAATAAAATTGTATTATATCTCAACAACTCGtggtgtttatttttgcacactaAAGACTATGCTGGCTTAATTTTACCTTcaccatttaaaatgtacaggaGCTCTTACATTTCATGTAATCAGCCCTGGTGGTCGGTTCAGGGACGTTGGGCTCATATGGCGGCAGCATGTCTGTCAGACAGAAGACATCATAAGACAATTAGAGGGAACTGCATTCAAACCCTATATATCTAACCCTGTATCGCGAGTGGTTGACTAAATCTACATGGCACCATTTATCAAATTTAACAAATTGACCTCATTATCTTTGGTGATTAATGAAGCCATTCTAGCACCAATAGTTAATGTTGCTCTTTACCTTCTGCCACAGCACCGTCTTTTCTTCctgtaataaaaagaaataccGTGTTATTTTACCACAGCTGTGTGACAAATGTACGTTTTATGGACTCCCCTCAGAGATTCCTCTCACTTGTATGAAATCAAATGTACTGCACTATTCAGCATGGCACTGACAAGTCAACTCTAAATACTCTCATCTTTCTCTGCAGCCCTTCCCTTCATCAGTGCCTCTGTCATGCAGCCATTCATCTAGTAAATCACCTGCTGCTCTCAACATACAATAGATCACAGTGGAGTATATGTGCCATGTCGGCTCAGCATTGATTCATGATGTTTCCGCCCAGGCCGTTGAAGGTTTAGATTTTAAATGAGGAATCTATAGGCCCAAGCCTGCATTTGTTAAGCACACAAGTCACGGACACCGACAGCAGCACGGGTCTCATTCTAAGAATATACTTTCTGCATGATGCTGTTACTTCACACCGCCCAGGgcatgtttgtcatgttgtgggACGGTGTGTGTAATCTCTGTTcgtttcttcctcctccaatTTGTAAGTCACcgtttgtgagtgtgttctgATAGTCGCAGAAAACCGGCTGGTCAGTTTGTCATTCATCACCACCCCTGCGTACGCCATCCACGTTAATGTGACCGCCTCTCCGGTTTCACACAGACAAGTGGAATAACTACCCATCCTTCTTACTCACCTATCAGACAGTTGTGCTTTTGCTATTATCAAAATGATGcaacacagtttgttttttttatcttattccATATTCTGACTGGCATGACATCATTTAAAACCAAATATCACACAACACAGCTATACTCTTACTTCATAAGAAGTTGTCACCAAATACAATTTCATTCCAGAGCTGGTGAGATTTCAAATGGctctgccatctgctggatAATTGCAGCATTACATTACTGTGAAACTATGTTAGTTAGTTGCTCACGTCGCAGTAATCAGATATTCAAAAACTTGAATTCCAAAACGTAATGACTTGTCTAATAATAATT
It contains:
- the zgc:195001 gene encoding tripartite motif-containing protein 16, with the protein product MPSCTISTKGIMPVPKKAGRKDGAVAEDMLPPYEPNVPEPTTRADYMKYWLELSLDDKTAQKLLWISEGGSKVARTTDAICPYPNRPERYEHSPQVLCKQNLLGNRGYWEVDFEGWVVIGMVCENAPRKGQEGACGLGENSGSWGVGWSGSCYQVWHSGENVDVQLPDSSTIGVYVDQPAGIIKFLLVVGEGEKEVRVIHKFKFDSQEKIFPGFWIGTKSNLLIRKKDQ